In the Drosophila gunungcola strain Sukarami unplaced genomic scaffold, Dgunungcola_SK_2 000001F, whole genome shotgun sequence genome, one interval contains:
- the LOC128263495 gene encoding protein mitoshell has product MNVRIFQLPSVTMQSMHQQSMYQQTYLDRNRVVTDVFVQEHVSQSSWSVATPRVSAMFVPGTGSCPIMTGNACHPNWHANPPPPPAAYHHHYHHPPYMAYMPMPGMQYYAGSSASMNAYGQGQVYSARASATSSCNMDGFYVPHYYPSGDHAPPPKEFCSVLTQTQEPIKLSCDVATQVDVGLELSRSEVKKPGTALFSDSLVPDESSISSLESGAGDGLRVQNVGRNSEVMLLQQRLHDMTSISLQGSEIAERLASAHRSRPCFKKIDTLCARLKQDLLRPDGVLPNINSQGIAWAVKDFIFVFTRIVNAWVILKGYVYNTPDGLNKIKDELPAGFMATFDSWQVSTLSLVQLIIKSFVNLDELLQKQKNTFGGKDAGALMNLNNSSSLRILIDSNDSSSLVTNNQAVTNGHSTGPGKGPSAYSTPRTQNGVGISFPESPESRDGTATAPALYKPQGGLNLNYLYTMIEDSEETQRNVDANGTYLKTGTYQPLQKEMKQLEMPQLEPKDPYEESNHQWNAPQNALPVPAPVAEKALPEPEHLNDVRSFTNPFSLIGREVTRQLYEFGNRLMELKHLERFFRKQFTRNYYPEFVQICQDEFIDVRAIILRCESASYHHLYQAIHDLRRITFAGRCYLKVYSDENLQHYIDLYERSVNEMLSKPPHIPNQFDHITGMPGEKLFNYEI; this is encoded by the exons ATGAACGTTCGCATCTTCCAACTGCCCTCGGTGACCATGCAATCGATGCACCAGCAATCGATGTACCAGCAGACCTATTTGGATCGCAATCGCGTGGTCACCGACGTTTTTGTGCAGGAACATGTTTCACAGAGCTCGTGGTCAGTGGCCACGCCTCGTGTGTCAGCTATGTTTGTTCCCGGCACTGGCAGCTGCCCCATCATGACCGGAAATGCATGTCATCCCAATTGGCATGCGaatcctccacctccaccgGCTGCatatcatcatcattatcatcatcctCCTTATATGGCATATATGCCAATGCCGGGTATGCAGTACTATGCAGGCAGTTCTG CCTCCATGAACGCCTACGGTCAGGGTCAGGTGTATTCCGCTCGTGCCTCGGCCACCAGCAGCTGCAACATGGATGGTTTCTATGTGCCCCACTACTATCCCAGTGGTGATCATGCTCCGCCGCCCAAGGAGTTCTGTTCCGTCCTAACCCAAACCCAAGAGCCCATCAAACTCAGCTGCGATGTGGCCACCCAAGTGGATGTGGGCCTCGAGCTTTCTCGTTCGGAGGTAAAGAAGCCAGGAACTGCTCTTTTTTCGGACAG ccTTGTCCCCGATGAATCGAGTATCAGTTCCTTGGAAAGCGGTGCCGGCGATGGCCTGCGAGTTCAAAATGTGGGGCGCAACTCGGAGGTGATGTTGCTCCAGCAGCGCCTCCACGACATGACCAGCATTTCACTGCAGGGCAGCGAGATAGCGGAACGTCTGGCCAGCGCCCATCGGAGTCGTCCGTGCTTCAAAAAGATCGATACCCTTTGTGCCCGCTTGAAGCAGGATCTGCTGCGTCCGGACGGCGTGCTGCCCAACATCAACTCCCAGGGAATCGCCTGGGCTGTTAAGGATTTCATATTCGTCTTCACCCGCATCGTGAATGCCTGGGTTATACTGAAAGGCTATGTTTACAACACGCCCGATGGTTTGAACAAGATCAAGGATGAGTTGCCCGCCGGTTTCATGGCCACCTTTGATTCGTGGCAGGTTTCGACCTTGTCCCTCGTACAGTTGATTATAAAATCCTTCGTCAATCTGGATGAACTCCTGCAGAAACAGAAGAACACCTTTGGGGGCAAAGATGCAGGCGCTCTCATGAACCTGAATAATAGCAGCTCCTTAAGGATTTTAATCGACAGCAACGATAGCAGCAGTTTGGTCACAAACAACCAAGCAGTGACCAATGGTCATTCCACTGGCCCAGGAAAAGGTCCCAGTGCCTATAGCACTCCACGGACTCAGAATGGAGTGGGCATCTCCTTTCCAGAAAGTCCAGAGTCACGGGACGGGACTGCAACAGCCCCTGCTCTATACAAACCGCAGGGGGGACTAAATTTGAATTACTTGTACACCATGATCGAGGACTCCGAGGAAACGCAACGCAATGTGGATGCCAATGGTACTTACTTAAAAACTGGAACCTATCAGCCACTACAAAAAGAGATGAAACAACTGGAGATGCCGCAACTGGAGCCCAAGGATCCGTATGAGGAATCCAATCATCAGTGGAATGCTCCTCAAAATGCCTTACCAGTTCCAGCCCCGGTGGCGGAAAAAGCTCTTCCGGAACCGGAGCATCTGAATGATGTTAGATCTTTTACAAATCCATTTAGCCTGATCGGAAGGGAGGTCACTCGCCAGCTGTACGAGTTTGGCAACCGGCTCATGGAGCTTAAGCACTTGGAACGCTTCTTTCGCAAGCAGTTCACTCGCAACTAT TACCCGGAATTCGTTCAAATCTGCCAGGACGAGTTCATCGATGTACGTGCCATTATTCTGAGGTGCGAGAGTGCCTCTTACCATCATCTCTACCAGGCGATTCACGATCTACGACGAATCACCTTCGCGGGGCGCTGCTACTTGAAG GTATACTCGGATGAAAACCTCCAGCACTACATCGATCTCTACGAGCGCTCTGTGAATGAAATGCTGTCCAAGCCACCGCATATTCCCAATCAATTTGATCACATTACGGGCATGCCAGGCGAAAAGCTTTTCAACTATGAAATCTAA
- the LOC128263494 gene encoding ATP-binding cassette sub-family C member 10 → MSTIDWGDFAWNWTQFCPTGLKPFANETNDLLPCFQKILLQLPIYTIFAAISAYNFGNQSRPVVRNGLQLRMLYIRAFLAIVLALLPVAKVFAFHQQGVELYAVDLLVVSAECIMWVVHSGFLLTARQYGELSHRGSLLINVVWLTVVVLDGVWLRTSRHFDWWPWSLATLLCDLLFGATLIPKGSAVYSSLPRGGASGREDEALLSQRYTYFHFDLNESHLGHAQDEANMGSRFLFQWVQPLISKGVAGKLKKIEDLFDLPDALNITRLSERLHLALSQSQSLWRALHRCFGVEFYLIGILRLIADLSGFAGPLLLGGLLRQDHTDPNQVYYYALGLFGSTLLSAVCATHFDWRMAMVSMKMRVGVVNSIYRKALEARGLKESKPDMLNLMSTDTDRIVNSCISFHFFWSIPFKLFTTLYLLYLQLGAAFLAGVMFAALLIPINRWLAKRIGIYSSGLMTAKDARLSATTETMQGAKQIKINAWEDIFITKIRGLRQKELRFLSKRKYLDAMCVYFWATTPVLMCLLTFGVSVLMGNQLIASTTYTSVALLYMLIGPLNAFPWVLNGLIEAWVSIKRVQQLMDVPNLDYSSYYNPIMRGSGGSGGAGDDAPLDAPKASVLQMKCASFCHDGDENTSPTSFRLKDINVDIKTGQLVCIEGPVGGGKSSFLSAIVANLQCIDGEVCVQELTTGFGYVPQSPWLQRGTIRDNIVWGAQFDEQWYKTVLHACALEEDLQILGGDLVGVGENGRTLSGGQRARVALARAVYQDKKVYLLDDVLSALDAHVARHIIKHCILRLLKHKTRIVVTRSIQLFFHANQILQVKDGQLLPSEYMTQSIDLSLDEEVDDDQDEAVRRRSVELSNQDDKKSVDSLLLEESREYGHLSGDVFACYWKAVTSPLAITVLLSVLLMQLTRNLSDAWLAYWVTETTLDPHQNDTSLEHELLGSALGNETGSGHTTGFYLSIFTAIAVSNSLVTLARAFLFAYAGIKAAIFMHEKLLKKVMFAKFNFFDITSVGRILNRFSSDTNTVDDSLPFILNILLAQLAGLVGALCVSLYAMPWLGLVIIPMVPIYLNLQQRYRHASRDIKRLSSNAMSPLYTQFTETLQGLTTIRSMRASPRFQRDFQVKLEESIKAQLTQSAAQQWLALRLQLLGTLLVGGAGLLAAITASHTTNPGLVGLCISYALSITGQLGDLLHAVAETEQELVAVERIDQYLQLDEEQNASGSADPPFGWPTQGVLSFREVQLSYREHLAPALRGVTFQTEAFERIGIVGRTGAGKTSVLAALLRVAPLSQGEIRLDQVNLKTLALSVLRERIGVITQEPFLFEGTVRENLDPRHSFYDSEIWNAIKNSAAATLLVQQLGGLDGKVEACGNNLSAGQRQLLCLARALLKNAKVVAIDEGTSNLDDESDLSIQQALRNAFKSCTLLFIAHRLRGLHAMDRIIVLDDGRICEEGKPKDLASNSSTIFHGMLLAQDIDPEDFSRPN, encoded by the exons ATGTCGACTATTGATTGGGGCGACTTCGCCTGGAACTGGACGCAATTCTGTCCCACGGGACTGAAGCCGTTCGCCAACGAGACCAACGATCTGCTGCCCTGCTTCCAGAAGATCCTGCTCCAGCTGCCCATCTACACGATCTTCGCCGCCATATCCGCCTACAATTTCGGCAATCAGTCGCGGCCCGTCGTCCGCAATGGACTGCAACTGCGGATGTTGTACATCCGGGCCTTCCTGGCCATCGTACTGGCCCTGCTCCCGGTGGCCAAGGTGTTCGCCTTCCACCAGCAGGGCGTTGAACTCTACGCCGTGGATCTGCTGGTGGTTAGTGCCGAGTGCATTATGTGGGTGGTTCACAGCG GTTTCCTACTGACAGCCCGTCAATATGGAGAGCTTAGTCATCGCGGATCGCTGCTAATCAATGTCGTTTGGCTGACAGTGGTGGTTCTGGATGGGGTTTGGTTGCGGACGAGTCGCCACTTCGACTGGTGGCCCTGGAGCCTGGCCACGCTGCTCTGTGATCTGTTATTTGGAGCCACCTTGATACCCAAAGGAAGTGCTGTTTATTCCAGTTTGCCCAGAGGAGGAGCATCCGGCAGGGAGGATGAAGCTCTTCTATCCCAGCGATACACCTATTTCCATTTCGACCTGAATGAGAGCCACTTGGGTCATGCCCAGGATGAGGCTAATATGGGATCGCGTTTCCTCTTCCAATGGGTACAGCCCCTAATCTCCAAAGGAGTGGCTGGAAAGCTGAAAAAGATTGAGGATCTGTTTGATCTCCCTGATGCACTGAATATCACGCGATTAAGCGAAAGGTTGCACTTGGCTCTGTCCCAATCGCAGAGTTTATGGAGAGCACTGCACAGATGCTTTGGAGTGGAGTTTTATCTCATTGGAATCCTTAGACTAATCGCCGATCTGAGTGGCTTTGCAGGGCCTTTGCTGCTCGGAGGACTTCTCAGACAGGATCACACGGACCCCAACCAGGTGTACTACTATGCCCTGGGACTATTTGGCAGCACCTTGCTGTCGGCTGTTTGTGCCACCCATTTTGACTGGCGCATGGCCATGGTTTCCATGAAAATGCGAGTGGGAGTGGTGAACTCCATATACAGGAAAGCACTGGAGGCGAGAGGCTTAAAGGAATCCAAACCAGATATGCTCAATCTCATGTCAACGGATACGGACAGGATTGTGAACTCTTGCATCAGTTTCCACTTCTTCTGGAGCATTCCCTTCAAGCTGTTCACCACATTGTACCTGTTGTATCTTCAGTTGGGAGCCGCCTTTCTGGCTGGAGTAATGTTTGCCGCCCTACTGATTCCAATTAACAGATGGCTTGCCAAACGAATTGGCATATATTCAAGTGGCTTGATGACGGCCAAGGATGCCAGGCTGTCTGCTACCACGGAGACAATGCAGGGTGCCAAACAGATCAAGATCAATGCCTGGGAGGATATATTCATTACCAAGATTCGAGGTCTGCGACAGAAGGAGCTGCGATTCTTGTCGAAAAGGAAATACCTGGATGCCATGTGCGTTTACTTTTGGGCCACCACTCCGGTGCTAATGTGCCTGCTTACTTTTGGAGTATCCGTGCTGATGGGCAATCAGTTGATAGCTTCAACGACCTACACCAGTGTGGCCTTGCTTTACATGCTCATTGGCCCATTGAATGCCTTTCCATGGGTGCTCAATGGTTTAATCGAAGCCTGGGTATCCATTAAGAGAGTGCAACAACTGATGGATGTGCCCAACTTGGACTACTCCTCCTACTACAATCCCATAATGAGAGGAAGCGGAGGATCGGGAGGAGCAGGAGACGATGCCCCCTTGGATGCTCCCAAAGCCAGTGTGCTGCAGATGAAGTGCGCTAGTTTCTGTCACGACGGTGATGAGAACACATCACCCACTTCTTTCCGCTTAAAAGATATAAACGTGGATATAAAAACGGGTCAGCTCGTTTGCATCGAAGGTCCGGTGGGAGGTGGTAAGAGCAGTTTTCTATCCGCCATAGTAGCTAATCTGCAGTGCATCGATGGCGAGGTCTGCGTCCAGGAACTGACCACCGGTTTTGGCTACGTACCGCAGTCACCATGGCTACAAAGGGGAACCATCAGGGATAACATCGTATGGGGCGCTCAGTTTGATGAGCAGTGGTATAAAACTGTCCTGCATGCTTGTGCTTTGGAGGAGGATCTCCAGATCCTTGGAGGTGATCTCGTTGGCGTGGGTGAGAACGGAAGAACCTTGTCCGGAGGTCAAAGGGCAAGAGTTGCATTGGCTAGGGCTGTCTATCAGGATAAGAAAG TTTACCTTCTGGACGATGTGCTCTCCGCTTTGGATGCCCATGTGGCCAGACACATTATCAAGCACTGCATTCTGCGGCTGCTTAAGCACAAAACCCGTATTGTGGTCACACGAAGCATCCAGCTGTTTTTCCACGCCAATCAGATTCTCCAGGTGAAGGATGGTCAACTTCTACCCAGTGAATACATGACCCAGAGCATTGATCTAAGTCTGGACGAAGAAGTGGATGATGACCAGGACGAAGCAGTTAGGCGACGTTCAGTGGAGTTGTCCAACCAGGATGACAAGAAGAGTGTGGATAGTCTGCTTTTGGAGGAATCTCGAGAGTACGGACATCTTTCAGGGGATGTTTTCGCCTGCTACTGGAAGGCAGTGACTTCTCCACTAGCCATTACTGTATTGCTGTCTGTATTGCTTATGCAATTGACAAGGAATCTAAGTGATGCCTGGCTAGCTTATTGGGTCACAGAAACAACTTTGGATCCTCATCAAAATGATACTTCCCTGGAGCATGAATTGCTGGGATCTGCGCTGGGAAATGAAACGGGATCGGGACACACGACAGGATTCTATCTGAGCATATTCACAGCCATAGCAGTGAGCAATTCCTTGGTGACCCTTGCCAGGGCGTTTCTCTTTGCCTATGCTGGCATAAAGGCAGCCATCTTTATGCACGAGAAGCTCTTGAAGAAGGTCATGTTT GCCAAATTCAATTTCTTCGACATTACCTCTGTGGGTCGCATTCTGAATCGTTTTTCATCGGATACCAACACGGTGGACGACTCCCTGCCCTTCATTTTGAATATTCTGTTGGCGCAACTTGCCGGCTTAGTGGGAGCTCTCTGTGTCAGTCTGTATGCGATGCCTTGGCTCGGGCTGGTGATCATTCCTATGGTACCGATCTACCTGAATCTTCAGCAGCGCTACCGACACGCCTCGCGGGACATCAAACGGCTATCGAGCAATGCCATGTCACCGCTCTACACGCAATTCACGGAGACACTTCAGGGATTGACGACGATAAGGAGTATGCGTGCTAGTCCGAGATTCCAAAGGGATTTCCAAGTGAAGCTCGAGGAGAGCATTAAGGCTCAGTTGACACAATCGGCTGCTCAGCAGTGGTTAGCTCTTCGCCTGCAGTTGCTGGGAACACTTCTGGTTGGTGGTGCAGGTCTCCTGGCAGCAATTACCGCCTCGCACACCACAAATCCTGGCTTGGTGGGACTCTGCATCTCCTATGCTCTCTCCATAACTGGTCAGCTGGGTGATCTTCTTCATGCTGTGGCTGAAACGGAGCAGGAATTGGTCGCAGTGGAGCGCATAGACCAGTATCTTCAGTTGGATGAAGAGCAGAATGCCTCCGGCAGCGCTGATCCTCCATTTGGATGGCCCACCCAAGGAGTTCTGAGTTTCCGGGAAGTACAGCTGAGTTATAGAGAGCACTTGGCACCGGCTTTAAGAGGTGTTACCTTCCAAACGGAGGCCTTCGAGCGGATTGGCATCGTGGGACGCACTGGAGCTGGTAAAACATCTGTACTAGCTGCCCTCCTGCGAGTGGCACCTTTGTCGCAAGGAGAGATTCGATTGGATCAGGTCAATCTTAAAACTCTGGCTTTAAGTGTGCTTAGGGAACGGATAGGTGTTATCACCCAGGAGCCCTTCCTCTTCGAAG GCACTGTGCGGGAAAACCTGGATCCGCGCCATAGCTTCTACGACTCGGAGATTTGGAACGCCATTAAAAACTCGGCGGCGGCCACTCTGCTTGTCCAGCAGTTGGGCGGACTGGATGGCAAAGTGGAGGCCTGTGGCAACAACCTCTCCGCTGGACAAAGGCAACTCCTCTGTTTGGCGAGGGCGCTGCTCAAAAACGCCAAGGTGGTGGCCATCGATGAGGGTACTTCCAACCTGGACGATGAATCCGATTTGAGCATTCAGCAGGCCTTAAGGAATGCCTTCAAGAGTTGCACTCTGCTTTTCATTGCCCACCGCCTGCGGGGACTTCACGCCATGGATCGGATAATAGTACTGGATGATGGACGGATTTGTGAGGAAGGCAAACCCAAAGATCTGGCCTCCAATAGCTCAACCATTTTTCATGGAATGCTACTTGCCCAGGACATTGACCCAGAGGATTTCTCCAGACCGAACTAG
- the LOC128261618 gene encoding guanine nucleotide exchange factor MSS4 homolog, translating into MTEVIDFSEQISDGKNILNVRCQFCNSLMLKAQEGTYSQEEVEVPLMMQKQDRTADSLNSEPLKDFWLVKDMMMFENIGFSNTVDGRKFLVCADCERGPVGYHDLSTRHCFLALKRVVHKDS; encoded by the exons ATGACGGAGGTTATTGATTTTAGTGAGCAAATATCCGATGGAAAGAACATATTAAATGTGCGTTGCCAGTTCTGCAACAGTTTGATGCTCAAGGCCCAAGAGGGAACCTACAGCCAGGAGGAA GTAGAAGTGCCCCTGATGATGCAAAAACAGGACAGGACGGCGGACAGTCTGAACAGCGAGCCACTGAAGGACTTTTGGCTGGTCAAGGACATGATGATGTTCGAGAATATTGGATTCTCCAACACGGTGGATGGCAGGAAGTTCCTGGTTTGTGCGGATTGCGAGCGAGGACCAGTGGGCTATCATGATCTGAGCACCCGCCATTGTTTCCTGGCCCTCAAAAGAGTGGTACACAAGGACTCCTAG